Proteins encoded within one genomic window of Candidatus Nezhaarchaeota archaeon:
- a CDS encoding 3-keto-5-aminohexanoate cleavage protein translates to MSWNYNDMNEWIRRVRRGELPPLIITVAITGGVQGKEVNPYLPESPEEQAQQAYEAYKAGASIVHIHVRDPKTNYATPTADPAQIRLVNKKVRELCPDIIINNSTGIGLFTSLEERLKVLEADPEIASLNVGPVAWRTVLRKREPVRMQDVQVDLTWPPNFTWKEAEILAKRMLEKNIKPEFEVYQQGHFHVIYHLIENNLAKEPYIIQLVLGVPGGELPHYKNLINMMEHLPPNSFPFVIGIGPFQAYLTTMAIVMGLHVRVGLEDNVFYRRGELAKSNAQLVERVVRIANEVGRPVATPDEARKMLGLPREPKQYD, encoded by the coding sequence ATGTCTTGGAATTATAACGATATGAACGAGTGGATTAGGAGGGTACGAAGAGGAGAATTACCGCCTTTAATAATAACAGTCGCAATAACTGGGGGTGTACAGGGCAAGGAGGTTAATCCATACCTCCCCGAGAGCCCTGAAGAGCAAGCTCAGCAAGCGTATGAAGCATATAAGGCAGGAGCATCAATAGTGCACATTCACGTAAGGGATCCAAAAACAAACTATGCAACTCCAACAGCCGATCCAGCTCAAATAAGGCTTGTGAACAAGAAGGTGAGGGAACTGTGTCCAGACATAATAATCAACAACTCAACCGGGATAGGTCTGTTCACCTCCCTTGAGGAGAGGCTCAAGGTACTTGAAGCTGATCCTGAAATAGCCTCACTCAATGTTGGGCCGGTAGCTTGGAGGACCGTGCTAAGGAAGAGGGAACCGGTGAGGATGCAAGACGTTCAAGTTGACTTAACGTGGCCTCCAAACTTCACATGGAAAGAGGCAGAGATCCTAGCGAAGAGAATGTTAGAGAAGAACATAAAGCCTGAATTCGAAGTTTATCAGCAAGGACACTTCCACGTAATATATCACTTAATCGAGAACAACTTGGCTAAAGAGCCCTACATAATTCAATTAGTACTCGGGGTACCGGGCGGAGAGCTGCCTCATTACAAGAACTTAATAAACATGATGGAGCACTTGCCTCCAAATAGCTTTCCGTTCGTAATTGGAATAGGTCCATTTCAAGCCTATCTAACAACTATGGCTATAGTCATGGGCCTTCATGTCAGGGTGGGTCTCGAGGACAATGTATTTTATCGTAGAGGAGAGCTGGCGAAGAGCAACGCTCAATTAGTTGAGCGTGTGGTAAGAATAGCGAACGAAGTTGGGAGACCCGTAGCAAC